A region of Bradyrhizobium sp. SZCCHNS1050 DNA encodes the following proteins:
- a CDS encoding B12-binding domain-containing radical SAM protein: MRFEGIETVRRILCVFPRYTSSFGTFEHAYPLTDGIQAFMPPQGLLLIAAYLPGSWQVRFIDENIRPAQDEDFSWAEAVFVSGMHIQRQQMNDICQRAHAFDLPVALGGPSVSACPDYYPSFDYLHVGELGDATDELIARLARDPSRPAQQVVLRTNERVAMTDFPVPAYELAEVKKYFLGSIQYSSGCPYQCEFCDIPGLYGRNPRIKSPQQIIAELDKLRECGVTGSVYFVDDNFIGNRKAATELLPHLIEWQKRTGYVMRLACEATLNIAKRPEILEKMREAYFITIFCGIETPDPDALTAMQKDHNMMVPILEGIRTINSYGMEVVSGIIMGLDTDTPQTADALLRFVEESRIPLLTINLLQALPKTPLWDRLEREGRLVHDDGRDSNVKFLMPYDEVVTAWRRCMEVAYEPERLFARYKHQCDTTYANRIEVPVSDEMKSWPNIRRGLVMMGKIFWKVGVLGDYKRPFWRFAWSQLKRGEIENFIAVALIAHHLIMFARAASRGHQNASNYSIRLREAALPAG, from the coding sequence ATGAGATTCGAGGGCATCGAAACGGTACGTCGCATTCTCTGTGTGTTTCCGCGCTACACCTCGTCGTTCGGAACCTTCGAGCATGCCTATCCGCTCACCGACGGCATCCAGGCTTTCATGCCGCCGCAGGGGCTGCTGCTGATCGCGGCCTATCTTCCGGGTTCCTGGCAGGTGCGCTTCATCGATGAGAACATCCGCCCGGCGCAGGACGAGGATTTCTCATGGGCCGAAGCGGTGTTCGTCAGCGGCATGCACATCCAGCGTCAGCAGATGAACGACATCTGCCAGCGGGCGCACGCGTTCGACCTGCCGGTCGCGCTCGGCGGCCCCTCGGTCAGCGCCTGTCCGGACTACTACCCGAGCTTCGACTATCTGCATGTCGGCGAGCTCGGTGATGCGACCGACGAGCTGATCGCGCGGCTGGCGCGGGATCCGTCACGGCCTGCGCAGCAGGTCGTGCTGCGGACCAACGAGCGGGTGGCGATGACGGATTTCCCGGTGCCGGCCTACGAGCTCGCCGAGGTGAAGAAGTACTTTCTCGGCAGTATCCAGTATTCCAGCGGCTGCCCCTATCAGTGCGAGTTCTGCGACATCCCCGGCCTCTATGGGCGCAACCCGCGCATCAAGTCGCCGCAGCAGATCATCGCCGAGCTGGACAAGCTCAGGGAATGCGGCGTCACCGGCTCGGTCTATTTTGTCGACGACAACTTCATCGGCAACCGCAAAGCCGCGACGGAGCTGCTGCCGCATCTGATCGAATGGCAGAAGCGCACCGGCTATGTGATGCGGCTCGCCTGCGAGGCCACGCTCAACATCGCCAAGCGGCCCGAGATCCTGGAGAAGATGCGTGAGGCCTATTTCATCACCATCTTCTGCGGCATCGAGACGCCCGATCCGGATGCGCTGACGGCGATGCAGAAAGATCACAACATGATGGTGCCGATCCTGGAGGGGATCAGGACCATCAACAGCTACGGCATGGAGGTCGTCTCCGGTATCATCATGGGGCTGGACACCGACACGCCGCAGACCGCGGACGCGCTGCTGCGGTTCGTCGAGGAGAGCCGGATCCCGCTGCTCACGATCAATCTGCTGCAGGCGCTGCCGAAGACGCCCCTGTGGGACCGCCTCGAGCGCGAGGGTAGGCTGGTCCACGATGACGGTCGCGACTCCAACGTGAAATTCCTGATGCCCTATGACGAGGTGGTCACGGCGTGGCGGCGCTGCATGGAGGTGGCCTATGAGCCGGAGCGGCTGTTCGCGCGCTACAAGCACCAATGCGACACCACCTACGCCAACCGTATCGAGGTGCCGGTCAGCGACGAGATGAAGAGTTGGCCGAACATCAGGCGCGGCCTGGTCATGATGGGCAAGATTTTCTGGAAGGTGGGCGTGCTCGGCGACTACAAGCGGCCGTTCTGGCGCTTTGCCTGGAGCCAGCTCAAGCGAGGCGAGATCGAGAATTTCATCGCCGTGGCGCTGATCGCGCATCACCTCATCATGTTTGCGCGCGCCGCCTCGCGCGGGCATCAGAACGCGTCGAACTACTCGATCCGGCTGCGCGAGGCCGCCCTTCCCGCAGGGTGA